A section of the Pseudomonas sp. FP453 genome encodes:
- a CDS encoding proline/glycine betaine ABC transporter permease, with product MTTPDFSAQFDAAVDAGLMWLQDNGEFFFETVNTALNGVFKGVLWCLAAPPFYVIALVIGLLGWRMVGLRFAVLAALALLLCSFIGLWPETVSTLALVLTATLLALLVAVPLGVLAGLAPAFDRVVDPCLDLVQTLPPYIYLLPAIALLGYGPATALLATFIVAVPPALRLTSLGIRMTPKEFVELGDASGVTGLQMFFKIRLPFAMPSIMAGVNQSLMMAFGMVVIAGIVGSGGLGEAIYGAVRTLDIAKSINAALAIVILTMILDRLAQSAAESRTGASQ from the coding sequence ATGACCACCCCGGATTTTTCCGCCCAGTTCGACGCTGCCGTGGACGCGGGCCTGATGTGGTTGCAGGACAACGGCGAGTTCTTTTTCGAAACCGTCAACACCGCGCTGAACGGCGTGTTCAAGGGCGTGTTGTGGTGCCTCGCCGCGCCGCCATTCTATGTCATCGCCCTGGTGATCGGCCTGTTGGGCTGGCGCATGGTGGGGCTGCGGTTTGCCGTGTTGGCGGCGCTGGCCTTGTTGCTGTGCAGCTTTATCGGGCTGTGGCCCGAGACCGTCAGCACCCTCGCGCTGGTGCTCACGGCGACGTTGCTGGCGCTGCTGGTGGCGGTGCCGTTGGGCGTGTTGGCCGGGCTGGCGCCGGCGTTCGACCGCGTGGTCGACCCGTGCCTGGACCTGGTGCAGACCCTGCCGCCGTACATCTACCTGCTGCCGGCCATCGCCTTGCTCGGCTACGGCCCGGCGACGGCGTTGCTGGCGACCTTTATTGTCGCCGTGCCACCGGCCTTGCGCCTGACCTCGCTGGGCATCCGCATGACGCCCAAGGAGTTTGTCGAACTGGGCGATGCCAGCGGCGTCACCGGCCTGCAGATGTTCTTCAAGATCCGCTTGCCGTTCGCCATGCCGAGCATCATGGCGGGGGTGAACCAAAGCCTGATGATGGCGTTCGGCATGGTGGTGATCGCCGGGATCGTCGGTTCCGGTGGGCTGGGTGAAGCCATCTACGGCGCGGTGCGCACCCTGGATATCGCCAAGTCGATCAACGCCGCGCTGGCCATCGTCATCCTCACGATGATCCTCGACCGCCTTGCCCAAAGCGCCGCTGAATCGCGCACCGGAGCCAGCCAATGA
- a CDS encoding AraC family transcriptional regulator produces MSAVQAPTPVSQIIANGYRGEFGPGNQCRVTRVTLHGGLDLVRWQSTFAQPVELPLQDDSERIHFSFTHRLKGKAHCSFHDGRRHTRHAINEGAGSISFGRSREGLYHQQGEIDNITVMINPQLLAQWDVEIDPTLGSALACEHCFLDGYRSGEMSATAHLLCNAMDLSQSRSSLWLYGQSVTLVSLFLQARRNLACTCRLSPLDRQRLLRAREYLLADLGKAPSLPALAREAGMSQPKLTRGFRQLFANSVYGVFQHARMTQARSRLMEGEASVMRVASDLGYANASHFATAFRKQFGINPSSFKAGAGHD; encoded by the coding sequence ATGTCAGCTGTTCAGGCACCCACGCCGGTCTCGCAGATCATTGCCAACGGCTATCGCGGCGAATTCGGCCCCGGCAACCAGTGCCGGGTCACCCGCGTGACCTTGCACGGCGGGCTGGACCTCGTGCGCTGGCAAAGCACCTTTGCGCAGCCGGTGGAGCTGCCATTGCAGGACGACAGCGAACGCATCCACTTCAGCTTCACCCACCGCCTCAAGGGCAAGGCCCATTGCAGCTTTCACGACGGTCGCCGGCACACACGCCATGCGATCAACGAAGGCGCCGGCAGCATCAGCTTCGGGCGCAGCCGCGAGGGCCTGTATCACCAGCAGGGTGAGATCGACAACATCACCGTGATGATCAACCCGCAGTTGCTGGCCCAGTGGGACGTGGAGATTGATCCGACCCTGGGCAGTGCGCTGGCGTGTGAGCATTGCTTCCTCGACGGCTACCGCAGCGGCGAAATGAGCGCCACCGCGCACCTGCTGTGCAACGCCATGGACCTGTCCCAGTCGCGCAGCAGCCTGTGGCTGTACGGCCAGAGCGTCACGTTGGTCAGCCTGTTCCTGCAAGCCCGGCGCAACCTCGCCTGCACCTGCCGCCTCAGCCCCCTCGACCGCCAACGCTTGCTGCGCGCCCGCGAGTATCTGCTCGCGGACCTGGGCAAGGCGCCCAGCCTGCCAGCGCTGGCACGGGAGGCCGGGATGAGCCAGCCGAAGTTGACGCGGGGCTTTCGCCAGCTGTTTGCCAACAGCGTCTACGGCGTGTTCCAGCACGCGCGCATGACCCAGGCGCGCAGTCGCTTGATGGAGGGGGAGGCGTCGGTGATGCGGGTGGCGTCGGACCTGGGCTATGCGAATGCCAGCCATTTTGCGACGGCGTTTCGCAAGCAGTTCGGGATCAACCCGTCGAGTTTCAAGGCCGGTGCGGGTCACGATTGA
- a CDS encoding proline/glycine betaine ABC transporter permease: protein MNLTDFRFSPGAFLAPAIDWLNANLHGLFVLISKIIEATLGAIETALLAPHAYVLIAIVVLLAWVLANWRVAVFAGLMLAFCLFAGLWVASMQTIALVSVAVLISVSVAFPLGILAARVKRVDAALLPILNIMQTVPPWVYLIPAVMLFSLGRVPAIIATIVYGIPPMLRLTTLAFKQLPKDLLELGQAMGASPRHILFKIELPTAAPTLLVGLNQCILLSLAMVVLAGLVGAGGLGAEVTRGLTRMEMGLGLRAGLAIVAVALLLDRLSRGALQRQARRT, encoded by the coding sequence ATGAACCTGACGGACTTTCGCTTCTCCCCCGGTGCTTTCCTGGCGCCGGCCATTGATTGGCTGAATGCCAACCTGCACGGCCTGTTTGTGCTGATCAGCAAGATCATCGAAGCCACCCTCGGCGCCATCGAAACCGCGCTGCTCGCGCCTCACGCCTATGTATTGATCGCCATCGTGGTGCTGCTGGCGTGGGTGCTGGCCAACTGGCGCGTCGCGGTGTTTGCCGGGCTGATGTTGGCGTTCTGCTTGTTTGCCGGCCTGTGGGTGGCGTCGATGCAGACCATCGCGCTGGTCTCGGTGGCGGTGCTGATCTCGGTCAGCGTGGCGTTCCCATTGGGCATCCTGGCGGCACGGGTCAAGCGCGTGGATGCGGCGCTGCTGCCGATCCTCAACATCATGCAAACCGTGCCGCCGTGGGTGTACCTGATCCCGGCGGTGATGCTGTTCAGCCTGGGGCGCGTACCGGCGATCATTGCCACCATCGTCTATGGCATCCCGCCGATGCTGCGCCTGACCACGTTGGCGTTCAAACAACTGCCCAAGGACTTGCTGGAGTTGGGCCAGGCCATGGGCGCTTCGCCGCGGCATATCCTGTTCAAGATCGAATTGCCCACGGCGGCGCCGACGCTGCTGGTGGGGCTGAACCAATGCATTCTGCTGTCGCTGGCGATGGTGGTGCTGGCCGGCTTGGTCGGCGCGGGAGGCCTGGGCGCCGAAGTAACGCGCGGCCTGACCCGCATGGAAATGGGCCTGGGCCTGCGTGCCGGGCTGGCGATTGTCGCGGTGGCTTTGTTGCTCGATCGCTTGTCACGCGGCGCCTTGCAGCGCCAGGCACGGCGGACGTGA
- a CDS encoding glycine betaine ABC transporter substrate-binding protein, protein MKTFWKTVCAVALVGLVTLPVQAEEKTITVGTMSWEDLTPITGVTRKVLENAGYTVKVVEFSEVGIAYAALTKGDVQVLASQTDYATQDYWNKNKNRLEKLSPVSYGLYQAIAVPKYVDIDSLEQLNDNADKFSGKIIGIEPGSGLMSDANKAVKDYGFKLQLLEGSTAAMTAALKSAVDRKEWVAVTIWEPSWMAQKFDLKFLKDPKGSFAPPQAYYWIGHKGFAAENPHAREVIASVYVPLADITAINGAVKDGQTMDQAVAVWADNHADLMKRWANIKQ, encoded by the coding sequence ATGAAGACATTTTGGAAAACCGTTTGTGCGGTTGCGTTAGTGGGGCTGGTGACACTTCCGGTGCAGGCCGAAGAAAAAACCATCACCGTCGGCACCATGTCCTGGGAAGACCTGACGCCCATTACCGGCGTGACCAGGAAGGTCCTGGAAAACGCCGGCTACACCGTCAAGGTGGTCGAGTTCTCCGAGGTTGGCATTGCGTATGCCGCGTTGACCAAGGGCGATGTGCAAGTCCTGGCGTCGCAGACCGACTACGCCACCCAGGATTACTGGAACAAGAACAAGAACCGCCTGGAAAAACTCTCGCCGGTCTCCTACGGCCTGTACCAGGCCATCGCCGTGCCGAAGTACGTCGATATCGACTCGCTGGAACAACTCAACGACAACGCCGACAAGTTCAGCGGCAAGATCATCGGTATCGAGCCGGGTTCGGGCTTGATGAGCGATGCCAACAAAGCGGTGAAGGACTACGGCTTCAAGCTGCAACTGCTCGAAGGCAGTACCGCCGCCATGACCGCCGCCCTCAAGTCCGCCGTTGACCGCAAAGAATGGGTCGCCGTGACCATCTGGGAACCGTCGTGGATGGCGCAGAAGTTCGACCTCAAGTTCCTCAAGGACCCCAAAGGCTCCTTCGCCCCGCCGCAAGCCTACTACTGGATCGGCCACAAGGGCTTCGCCGCCGAAAACCCCCATGCCCGAGAAGTCATCGCCAGCGTCTACGTGCCCCTGGCCGATATCACCGCGATCAACGGCGCCGTCAAGGATGGCCAGACCATGGACCAGGCCGTCGCCGTCTGGGCCGACAACCACGCCGACCTGATGAAGCGCTGGGCCAATATCAAACAATAA
- a CDS encoding FAD-binding oxidoreductase, giving the protein MALIRNTPADDSTCGWFHLSPPRVARARHSGISATRWAVVGAGFTGLAAARQLALNFPDDEIVLIEAQEVGYGASGRNAGFAIDLPHDIGAEDYIGDIATARISMELNLAGQSMLRALVEQHGIDCQWRDCGKYQAAIEDRGIAVLDAYRRGLDKLGQAYQVIDAADLPSRIGTDFYRKALFTPGTALVQPAALVKGLADTLPANVTLYENTPITAVEYGDKTVLIHKNGRIIADKLVLTNNAFAMSFGFLKSRMLPIFTYASLTRPLSEDEQARLGGDPFWGVIPADPFGTTLRRTVDNRLLVRNSFSYNADGRSNPKYLQRFVKRHKESFDRRFPLHRDVTFDYTWGGSLSLSRNHMAHFGELAKNVYGALCCNGLGVTRGTVTGTLLAEWLAGKSNHLVDFLLTSPGPSRNPPEPLLSAGVNMNLLWGQSRAGQES; this is encoded by the coding sequence ATGGCACTCATCAGAAACACCCCGGCAGACGATTCAACCTGTGGCTGGTTCCACCTGAGCCCGCCGCGCGTGGCACGTGCGCGCCATAGTGGTATCAGCGCCACGCGCTGGGCCGTGGTCGGCGCAGGCTTCACCGGCCTTGCGGCGGCGCGCCAGCTGGCGCTGAACTTCCCGGATGACGAGATCGTGTTGATCGAAGCCCAGGAAGTCGGCTACGGCGCTTCCGGGCGCAACGCCGGCTTTGCCATCGACTTGCCCCACGACATCGGCGCCGAAGACTATATCGGCGACATTGCCACCGCCAGGATCAGCATGGAACTCAACCTCGCCGGGCAGTCCATGCTGCGCGCGCTGGTCGAGCAGCACGGCATCGACTGCCAGTGGCGCGATTGCGGCAAGTACCAGGCCGCCATCGAAGACCGCGGCATTGCCGTGCTGGACGCCTACCGCCGTGGCCTCGACAAGCTCGGGCAGGCCTATCAGGTGATCGACGCCGCTGACTTGCCCAGCCGCATCGGCACCGATTTCTATCGCAAGGCGCTGTTCACCCCAGGCACCGCGCTGGTGCAACCGGCGGCGCTGGTCAAAGGCCTGGCAGACACCTTGCCGGCCAACGTGACCCTCTACGAAAACACCCCGATCACCGCCGTCGAGTACGGCGACAAAACCGTGCTGATCCACAAGAACGGCCGCATCATCGCCGACAAGCTTGTGCTTACCAACAACGCCTTCGCCATGAGCTTCGGCTTCCTCAAAAGCCGCATGCTGCCGATCTTCACCTACGCCAGCCTGACCCGGCCACTGAGCGAAGACGAGCAGGCGCGCCTGGGCGGCGACCCGTTCTGGGGCGTGATCCCCGCCGACCCGTTCGGCACCACCTTGCGCCGTACCGTCGACAACCGTCTGCTGGTGCGCAACAGCTTCAGCTACAACGCCGACGGGCGCAGCAATCCCAAATACCTGCAACGCTTTGTGAAACGCCACAAAGAATCCTTCGACCGGCGCTTCCCGCTGCACCGCGACGTCACCTTCGACTACACCTGGGGCGGCTCCCTCAGCCTGTCGCGCAACCACATGGCGCACTTCGGCGAGCTGGCCAAAAACGTCTACGGCGCCCTGTGCTGCAACGGCCTGGGCGTGACCCGTGGCACCGTCACCGGCACCTTGCTGGCCGAGTGGCTGGCGGGCAAAAGCAATCACCTGGTGGACTTCCTGTTGACGTCCCCGGGCCCCAGCAGAAACCCACCGGAGCCGCTGTTATCAGCGGGTGTAAACATGAACTTGTTATGGGGACAAAGCCGCGCCGGCCAGGAAAGCTGA
- a CDS encoding glycine betaine/L-proline ABC transporter ATP-binding protein, translating to MTTVKIDTNEVLVDCQSVWKIFGQNAKAAMDAVVHKGLGKTQVLQDFSCVVGVSDVSLQVRRGEIFCIMGLSGSGKSTLIRLLNKLITPSAGKVLVKGQDLSALSPAQLRDVRAKNIGMVFQSVALLPNRTVLENTAFGLEVQGVGKAERYKVAERALAKVGLSDWAARYPSELSGGMQQRVGLARALTADPEIILMDEPFSALDPLIRRQLQDEFRQLTKELGKSAVFITHDLEEAIRIGDRIAIMKDGVIIQVGTAEDIVLNPADDYVAEFVAGISRLHLVKAHSVMTPIAAYRQAFPLCDFSRLPQTSPDTDIDALIGLTIGADLEPLAVVEHGVVVGIITAKDLLRGVQGIPNEAHAVAPVLETTP from the coding sequence ATGACAACGGTCAAAATAGACACCAACGAAGTGCTTGTGGATTGCCAGTCGGTCTGGAAAATCTTTGGTCAGAATGCCAAGGCGGCGATGGACGCGGTCGTCCACAAGGGCCTTGGCAAAACCCAGGTCTTGCAGGATTTCAGCTGCGTGGTCGGGGTGTCGGATGTGAGCCTGCAGGTTCGCCGCGGTGAGATCTTTTGCATCATGGGGTTGTCCGGCAGTGGCAAATCCACCCTGATCCGCTTGCTCAACAAATTGATCACCCCCAGCGCCGGCAAGGTGCTGGTCAAGGGCCAGGACTTGTCCGCGTTGTCGCCCGCGCAACTGCGCGACGTGCGCGCCAAGAATATCGGCATGGTGTTCCAGAGCGTGGCGCTGCTGCCCAACCGCACCGTGCTGGAAAACACCGCGTTCGGCCTGGAAGTGCAGGGCGTCGGCAAGGCCGAGCGCTACAAGGTGGCGGAACGTGCGCTGGCCAAGGTCGGGCTGAGCGACTGGGCCGCGCGCTACCCCAGCGAACTCTCGGGCGGCATGCAACAGCGTGTCGGCCTGGCGCGAGCGTTGACCGCCGACCCGGAGATCATCCTCATGGACGAGCCGTTCAGCGCGCTCGATCCCTTGATCCGTCGCCAGTTGCAAGACGAATTCCGCCAGCTCACCAAAGAGCTGGGCAAGTCCGCCGTGTTCATCACCCACGACCTGGAAGAGGCGATCCGCATCGGTGATCGCATCGCCATCATGAAGGACGGGGTGATCATCCAGGTCGGCACCGCCGAAGACATCGTGTTGAACCCGGCCGACGACTATGTCGCCGAATTCGTCGCGGGCATCTCGCGCTTGCACTTGGTCAAGGCCCACTCGGTGATGACGCCCATCGCGGCGTACCGCCAGGCCTTCCCGCTGTGTGATTTTTCGCGGTTGCCGCAGACCTCGCCCGATACCGACATCGACGCCTTGATCGGCCTGACCATCGGCGCCGACCTGGAACCGCTGGCGGTGGTCGAGCACGGCGTGGTGGTCGGCATCATCACGGCCAAGGATCTGCTGCGTGGTGTGCAAGGCATCCCCAATGAGGCCCACGCCGTGGCGCCGGTGCTGGAGACCACACCATGA
- a CDS encoding GlxA family transcriptional regulator, with amino-acid sequence MVARRQFSDVMQCKNLRYLNDHPGQEVRRARAGFVLLEHFSLPAFTQALDTIVTANLIRPESFATQTFGLAFDEVVSDLGLVIRPDARLSLDAVLQLDVLVICGGYRTPLRYNDELSLLLGAAAEQGVALAGIWNGAWFLGRAGVLEGYRCAIHPEHRPALAEIARLSHVTSEAYVVDRNRLTASSPTGAFYMALEWIRSLHGKTLTDGIEDILAFEASRFRRAKPLLSVSVSGPLREVINLMDVNLEEPLQMEDLCLYAGRSRRQIERLFKEQLGTSPQRYYMDLRITEARRLLQHTSLTIVEVSVACGFVSPSHFSKCYSAYFGHRPSKEIRLVK; translated from the coding sequence GTGGTAGCGCGACGCCAATTCAGCGATGTCATGCAGTGCAAGAACCTGCGTTATCTCAACGATCACCCCGGCCAGGAAGTGCGCCGGGCGCGCGCCGGGTTTGTGCTGCTGGAGCATTTTTCGCTGCCGGCCTTTACCCAGGCGCTGGACACGATTGTCACCGCCAACCTGATCCGGCCCGAGTCGTTTGCCACGCAAACCTTTGGCCTGGCGTTTGACGAAGTGGTCAGCGACCTGGGCCTGGTGATCCGGCCCGATGCGCGCCTGAGCCTGGACGCGGTGCTGCAACTCGACGTGCTGGTGATCTGCGGCGGCTACCGCACCCCGCTGCGCTACAACGATGAGCTGAGCCTGTTGCTGGGCGCAGCGGCGGAGCAGGGCGTTGCACTGGCGGGCATCTGGAATGGCGCCTGGTTTCTCGGCCGGGCCGGGGTGTTGGAGGGCTATCGCTGTGCGATTCACCCCGAGCATCGCCCGGCGCTGGCGGAGATTGCGCGGCTCAGTCATGTCACCAGTGAAGCCTATGTGGTGGATCGCAATCGCCTCACGGCATCGAGTCCCACGGGCGCCTTCTATATGGCGCTGGAGTGGATCCGCAGCCTGCACGGCAAGACCCTCACCGATGGCATCGAGGACATCCTCGCGTTCGAGGCCTCGCGTTTTCGGCGCGCCAAGCCGCTGTTGAGCGTGTCGGTCAGCGGGCCGCTGCGCGAGGTGATCAACCTGATGGACGTGAACCTCGAAGAGCCGCTGCAAATGGAGGACCTGTGCCTGTATGCCGGGCGCTCGCGACGGCAGATCGAGCGGCTGTTCAAGGAGCAACTGGGCACCTCGCCGCAGCGCTACTACATGGACCTGCGCATCACCGAGGCGCGGCGCTTGTTGCAGCACACCTCGCTGACCATCGTCGAGGTCTCGGTGGCCTGTGGGTTTGTCTCGCCCAGTCATTTCAGCAAGTGCTACAGCGCTTATTTCGGGCATCGTCCGTCCAAGGAAATTCGCCTCGTCAAATAG
- a CDS encoding TonB-dependent receptor — protein sequence MTLSHSAYADAPAEALQLPASTVTARMTQEDPKEVPISLSVISGEQLRVQRLDTLESALRNTSGVSVNSSGGPNDFNVLIRGVGSLYQMSMDDSSVAFNIDGVPVSSRSLGFETLDVERIEVLKGPQGTLSGAIGQAGAVNITTRQPTRELQGYVRGEVGQQGQFLSEGAIGGPISDQLSGRLAMRSAGYDSWIDNDQTNHPLTKPRNEAFRGSLLWDVNDDTHVLFSAERQKTKRATNSLVLRPYGSDPSLDLSPGLFDDNYKTTERYAIKLDHDFANSRLTSTTATSTADFEGLIAYDSKLMGALYGTPSEFWVVDKSFERSWSQDVHLSALPDADVFWVTGLAATRNERSYDTPRNTYGTSGAKFRDFTTTTYAGYGEATFPLTERLKLTTGYRHSWDRKTYDGQYFAGSDAVNDSRKLTDHYGTGRAALSYAISPQTNVYVQLARGYKSGGFNDYASQVSDSQPYKAAVSKTAELGFKSETADRRGSLNGALFFTRVHDDHLLGYDAATFATNAFNADTRTRGAELEGSWHFDHGLTLAASATYLDAKITSAVLGIQAGDVNAGNRTPDVPRWSGNFNASWKHPLGSFASLGDTTLNTSLNYHLVGERAADPQNHFNLDNYEKLDLRAGLESRFGEVYAFADNLLNQTYDTYGFYSDPVAYGAPARRRTLGVGYTYQF from the coding sequence TTGACACTTAGTCATTCCGCCTACGCCGACGCGCCCGCCGAAGCGCTGCAACTGCCCGCCTCCACCGTCACCGCCCGCATGACTCAGGAAGACCCCAAGGAAGTGCCCATCAGCCTCAGCGTGATCAGCGGCGAACAGCTGCGCGTGCAACGCCTGGACACCCTGGAAAGCGCCCTGCGCAACACTTCCGGGGTCAGCGTCAACTCGTCCGGCGGGCCGAATGACTTCAACGTGCTGATCCGTGGCGTGGGTTCGCTGTACCAGATGTCGATGGATGACAGCTCCGTCGCCTTCAACATTGATGGCGTGCCCGTGTCGTCGCGCAGCCTGGGGTTCGAGACGCTGGACGTGGAGCGCATCGAAGTGCTCAAGGGCCCGCAAGGCACGCTGTCCGGGGCCATCGGCCAGGCCGGCGCGGTGAACATCACCACCCGCCAACCGACCCGCGAACTGCAAGGTTATGTGCGCGGCGAAGTCGGCCAGCAAGGCCAGTTCCTCAGCGAAGGTGCGATCGGCGGCCCGATCAGTGACCAACTCAGCGGGCGCCTGGCCATGCGCAGCGCGGGCTATGACAGCTGGATCGACAACGACCAGACCAACCACCCGCTGACCAAGCCGCGCAACGAAGCCTTCCGTGGCAGCCTGCTGTGGGACGTCAACGACGACACCCACGTGCTGTTCAGCGCCGAGCGACAAAAGACCAAACGCGCGACCAACTCCCTGGTGCTGCGCCCCTACGGCAGCGACCCGAGCCTGGACCTCAGCCCCGGCCTGTTCGATGACAACTACAAGACCACCGAGCGTTATGCGATCAAGCTCGACCACGACTTCGCCAACAGCCGCCTGACCTCCACCACCGCCACCAGCACCGCCGATTTCGAGGGCCTGATCGCCTATGACAGCAAACTGATGGGCGCCCTCTACGGCACCCCGAGCGAGTTCTGGGTGGTGGACAAATCCTTCGAGCGCAGCTGGAGCCAGGACGTGCACCTGAGCGCCCTGCCCGACGCCGACGTGTTCTGGGTCACCGGCCTCGCTGCCACGCGCAACGAACGCAGCTACGACACCCCGCGCAATACCTACGGCACCTCCGGGGCGAAGTTCCGCGATTTCACCACGACCACCTATGCGGGCTACGGCGAAGCTACCTTCCCGCTGACCGAGCGCCTGAAGTTGACCACCGGCTACCGCCATTCCTGGGACCGCAAGACCTATGACGGGCAGTATTTCGCCGGCAGCGACGCGGTCAACGACTCGCGCAAACTCACCGACCACTACGGCACCGGCCGTGCGGCCCTGAGCTACGCCATCAGCCCGCAGACCAATGTCTATGTGCAGTTGGCGCGGGGCTATAAGTCCGGTGGTTTCAATGACTACGCCTCGCAGGTCAGTGACAGCCAACCGTACAAGGCCGCCGTCAGCAAAACCGCCGAGCTGGGCTTCAAGAGCGAAACCGCCGACCGCCGTGGCAGCCTCAATGGCGCGCTGTTCTTTACCCGCGTCCACGACGACCACCTGCTCGGCTACGACGCCGCCACCTTTGCCACCAACGCGTTCAACGCCGACACCCGCACCCGGGGCGCCGAACTCGAAGGCAGTTGGCACTTCGACCACGGCCTGACCCTGGCCGCCAGCGCCACCTACCTCGACGCCAAGATCACCAGCGCAGTGCTGGGCATCCAGGCCGGTGACGTCAACGCCGGCAACCGCACCCCGGACGTGCCGCGCTGGAGCGGTAACTTCAATGCCAGCTGGAAACACCCACTGGGCAGCTTCGCCAGCCTCGGCGACACCACATTGAACACCAGCCTCAACTACCACCTGGTGGGCGAGCGCGCGGCCGACCCG
- a CDS encoding GntR family transcriptional regulator, with product MATKELTTPTPVEPSIDRKAVLGEALRRRILSMELAPGAVVDELALCDEFGLSRPPVRELMRQMAAEGYIDLEANRAARVSAMSYQSLRSFFLAAPLIYIATTQLACSHATPAEVVELKRIQALFRTAIEEKDVENRVLYNDEFHLQIGKMAHNAYLMPSLQRLLIDHARLGKIFYRHPTTVDMQEDLEVAAQQHDDMIRAIEHHDPVLAGEIVKAHLELSRRRMSEYAAPEGLDVALTL from the coding sequence ATGGCTACCAAAGAACTCACTACGCCGACTCCGGTCGAGCCCAGCATTGACCGCAAGGCGGTATTGGGTGAAGCGCTGCGTCGTCGCATCCTCAGCATGGAACTGGCACCGGGTGCCGTGGTGGACGAGTTGGCGCTGTGTGATGAGTTCGGTTTGTCGCGCCCACCGGTGCGGGAACTGATGCGGCAAATGGCGGCGGAAGGGTACATCGACCTGGAAGCCAACCGGGCCGCGCGGGTATCGGCGATGAGTTACCAGTCGCTGCGCAGTTTTTTCCTCGCGGCGCCGTTGATTTATATCGCGACGACGCAACTGGCCTGTTCCCACGCAACCCCGGCCGAAGTGGTGGAATTGAAGCGCATCCAGGCGCTGTTCCGGACCGCCATCGAGGAAAAGGATGTGGAGAACCGGGTGTTGTACAACGACGAGTTCCACCTGCAGATCGGCAAGATGGCCCACAACGCCTACCTGATGCCGAGCTTGCAGCGCTTGCTGATCGACCATGCCCGTCTGGGCAAGATCTTCTACCGCCACCCGACCACGGTGGACATGCAGGAAGACCTGGAAGTGGCTGCCCAGCAGCATGACGACATGATCCGCGCAATCGAACACCACGATCCGGTCTTGGCCGGGGAAATCGTGAAGGCCCACCTCGAACTGTCCCGTCGGCGGATGTCCGAGTACGCGGCGCCCGAAGGCCTGGATGTAGCGCTCACGCTTTGA